The following proteins come from a genomic window of Pararhodobacter sp.:
- a CDS encoding amidohydrolase — MDDRFPRAEALALQGDRILSVGDISSILALAGPDCKIIDAQGATVLPGLIESHLHLLLGGNELAHLQLLDVHGPKALTAALRAYAAANPDAAMLMGQGCDYVIYDRALTRHDLDAIVSDRPVLLTAPDHHTAWANTCALDMAGILHGKSLGDGNEIVMGADGLATGELREFEAFAPVLQLTGEARMVAGIATGDEPVPAPTQADLIHDLTPLARGLEHCAKHGFTSLVNMDGNRYTLRLLAELRRQGRLTARVRVPFHYRPHRVPADLEIASAMSAEYQDDWLACGFVKLFMDGVIDSETAVMLADYPDTPGWRGDPLHSAKRFAEIAIEADRRGLQIAVHAIGDGAVQRVLDGYEAARKANGPRDSRHRIEHIELIDRADVARLAELGVVASVQPVHAPGAMDFPLQPTLDKIHKHRWRDAYLCRDLMEAGARVVLASDWSVTDINPFRGIQAALTRPIYDGANSQRLTLHEALAGYTTAGAYAEHTDDRKGMLRPGYLGDVVILSGDIETTPVEKIGEMTAAYTICGGRVVWEKP, encoded by the coding sequence ATGGACGACCGATTTCCCCGTGCCGAGGCACTCGCGTTACAAGGTGATCGGATCCTGTCAGTGGGCGACATTTCGTCGATTTTGGCGCTGGCGGGTCCCGATTGCAAAATCATCGACGCGCAGGGGGCCACGGTGCTGCCGGGCCTCATTGAAAGCCATTTGCATCTGCTGCTCGGTGGCAATGAATTGGCGCATTTGCAATTGCTTGATGTCCACGGACCAAAGGCCCTGACGGCGGCGCTACGCGCTTACGCCGCCGCCAACCCCGACGCCGCGATGTTGATGGGTCAGGGCTGTGACTATGTGATCTATGACCGCGCGCTGACCCGCCATGACCTCGATGCGATTGTGTCGGATCGCCCGGTTCTGCTGACCGCGCCAGACCATCACACCGCCTGGGCCAACACCTGCGCGCTGGACATGGCGGGAATCCTGCACGGCAAATCCCTGGGTGACGGCAATGAGATCGTCATGGGCGCGGATGGCTTGGCAACCGGCGAGCTGCGCGAATTCGAAGCCTTCGCACCCGTCCTGCAACTGACCGGCGAGGCTCGGATGGTGGCTGGCATTGCCACGGGTGACGAGCCTGTGCCCGCGCCGACACAGGCCGATCTGATCCACGACCTGACACCGCTGGCACGCGGCCTGGAGCATTGCGCGAAACACGGCTTCACCTCGTTGGTGAATATGGATGGCAACCGCTATACGCTGCGCTTGCTGGCGGAACTGCGCCGACAAGGGCGACTGACGGCACGGGTGCGGGTGCCGTTCCACTATCGCCCCCACCGGGTTCCGGCTGATCTGGAAATCGCCAGCGCGATGAGCGCCGAATACCAGGATGACTGGCTGGCCTGCGGCTTTGTGAAGCTGTTCATGGATGGCGTGATCGACAGCGAAACGGCGGTCATGCTGGCGGATTATCCCGACACGCCGGGCTGGCGTGGTGACCCGTTGCACAGCGCCAAACGCTTTGCCGAGATCGCCATCGAGGCTGACCGCCGGGGCCTGCAAATCGCCGTTCACGCGATTGGCGACGGCGCGGTGCAGCGGGTGCTGGACGGCTATGAGGCTGCCCGCAAGGCCAATGGCCCGCGCGATTCACGCCACCGCATCGAGCATATCGAACTGATCGACCGCGCCGATGTGGCGCGGCTGGCAGAGCTTGGCGTGGTTGCGTCGGTGCAGCCGGTCCATGCCCCCGGTGCGATGGATTTCCCGCTGCAGCCGACCTTGGACAAGATCCACAAGCACCGCTGGCGTGATGCCTATCTGTGCCGCGATCTGATGGAGGCGGGTGCGCGTGTCGTGCTGGCCTCGGATTGGTCGGTCACCGATATCAACCCGTTTCGCGGCATTCAGGCCGCGTTGACACGCCCGATCTATGACGGCGCCAACTCTCAGCGCCTGACCCTGCACGAGGCCTTGGCCGGGTACACCACCGCCGGGGCTTACGCGGAACACACCGACGACCGCAAAGGCATGTTGCGGCCCGGGTATCTGGGCGATGTGGTCATCCTGTCGGGCGATATCGAAACCACACCCGTCGAAAAAATTGGCGAGATGACAGCGGCTTACACCATCTGCGGTGGCCGCGTCGTTTGGGAGAAACCATGA
- the msrA gene encoding peptide-methionine (S)-S-oxide reductase MsrA, with translation MTERAILAGGCFWGMQDLIRKLPGVMTTRVGYSGGDVANATYRNHGSHAEAIEISFDPAVISYRRLLEVFFQIHDPTTPNRQGNDRGPSYRSAIYYLNEDQHAEAVNTIADVDASGLWPGKVVTEVEPAGPFWEAEPEHQDYLERVPNGYTCHFIRPNWVLPKRDAAE, from the coding sequence ATGACAGAGCGCGCAATTCTGGCCGGAGGCTGCTTTTGGGGCATGCAGGATTTGATCCGCAAATTGCCCGGCGTGATGACAACCCGCGTGGGCTATTCTGGCGGCGATGTGGCGAACGCCACCTACCGCAATCACGGCTCGCATGCTGAAGCCATCGAGATCAGCTTTGACCCGGCGGTGATCAGCTACAGACGGCTGCTCGAGGTGTTCTTTCAGATCCACGACCCGACCACGCCCAACCGGCAGGGCAACGACCGCGGGCCGTCATACCGCTCGGCGATCTACTATCTGAACGAGGATCAGCACGCTGAGGCCGTGAACACGATTGCCGATGTCGATGCCTCTGGCCTGTGGCCCGGCAAAGTGGTCACCGAGGTCGAACCCGCCGGGCCGTTCTGGGAGGCCGAGCCCGAGCATCAGGATTATCTGGAGCGCGTGCCGAACGGCTACACCTGCCACTTCATCCGCCCCAACTGGGTTTTGCCCAAGCGTGACGCGGCGGAATGA
- a CDS encoding extracellular solute-binding protein, which produces MQRTILIGTAAFLASTAIANADGVLNIYNWGNYTSPELIEQFTADTGIAVTITDFDSNDTALARVRQGGHGFDIVVPTHSVLPTWINEGLLMPLDPEIVTDRANIAPQWLNVDFDMGRQYTVPWQWGTTGIIVNTSIYGGDINTADIFLNPPAELDGRINVIPEMSDIMAIAAYAAGADSNCTADMDIWRQVRDTLMAAKPHWLALDYGTVDSYAAGDIAAGVYWNGASMRARLQNPDLAYGYPVTGYPVWMDNAAVLADAQNVENAMIFINYILQPQHAAMLSNFARYGNGIIGSGEFMDPAMATAPEIDIPEEFVAAGRFSAACPQDIQDIRTQIWTALLQ; this is translated from the coding sequence ATGCAAAGAACAATCCTAATCGGCACCGCGGCTTTTCTGGCCTCGACCGCGATCGCCAACGCAGACGGTGTTCTCAACATCTATAACTGGGGCAACTACACCAGCCCCGAGTTGATCGAGCAGTTCACCGCCGACACCGGCATTGCCGTGACGATCACCGATTTCGACAGCAACGACACCGCCCTGGCCCGCGTGCGTCAGGGTGGCCACGGGTTCGACATTGTGGTGCCGACGCATTCCGTCCTGCCCACCTGGATCAACGAGGGGCTGCTGATGCCGCTCGATCCGGAAATCGTCACCGACCGCGCCAATATCGCGCCACAGTGGCTGAACGTCGATTTCGACATGGGTCGCCAATACACGGTGCCGTGGCAGTGGGGCACGACCGGTATCATCGTCAACACGTCGATTTATGGCGGCGATATCAACACGGCCGACATTTTCCTGAACCCGCCCGCCGAGTTGGATGGCCGGATCAACGTGATCCCGGAAATGTCTGACATCATGGCCATCGCCGCCTATGCCGCAGGCGCCGACAGCAACTGTACGGCTGACATGGATATCTGGCGTCAGGTCCGCGACACCTTGATGGCGGCAAAACCCCATTGGCTGGCGCTGGATTACGGCACGGTCGACAGCTACGCGGCCGGTGACATCGCCGCAGGCGTCTATTGGAACGGTGCCAGCATGCGGGCACGCCTGCAAAACCCGGATCTGGCCTATGGCTATCCGGTGACCGGCTACCCGGTCTGGATGGACAACGCGGCGGTGCTGGCGGATGCGCAGAACGTCGAGAACGCGATGATCTTCATCAACTACATTCTCCAGCCTCAGCACGCCGCGATGCTGTCCAACTTCGCGCGCTACGGCAACGGCATCATCGGATCAGGTGAATTCATGGACCCGGCAATGGCAACCGCGCCCGAGATTGATATTCCTGAGGAATTCGTGGCGGCTGGCCGTTTCAGCGCGGCCTGCCCGCAGGATATTCAGGACATCCGCACGCAGATCTGGACCGCATTGCTGCAGTAA
- the msrB gene encoding peptide-methionine (R)-S-oxide reductase MsrB, with product MVKYAKTDDALNKLTPEQFRVTQRSGTERPFTGALTDNTAPGIYVDIVSGEPLFASADKFDSGCGWPSFTKPIVTEHVTEHRDETLGMVRVEVRSKYGDSHLGHVFPDGPPKRGGLRYCINSASLRFIHRDDMVAEGYGEYLDQVEER from the coding sequence ATCGTGAAATACGCCAAGACAGACGACGCTTTGAACAAGCTCACGCCCGAGCAGTTTCGCGTCACGCAGCGCAGTGGAACCGAGCGGCCCTTTACGGGGGCATTGACCGACAACACCGCACCCGGGATCTACGTCGACATCGTCTCTGGCGAGCCGCTGTTTGCCTCGGCTGACAAATTCGACTCCGGCTGTGGCTGGCCCAGTTTTACGAAACCCATCGTCACCGAGCATGTCACCGAACACCGCGATGAAACGCTGGGAATGGTTCGGGTCGAGGTGCGCTCGAAATACGGGGACAGCCATTTGGGGCATGTCTTCCCCGATGGCCCGCCCAAGCGCGGTGGCTTGCGGTATTGCATCAATTCGGCCAGCTTGCGGTTCATTCACCGCGACGACATGGTCGCAGAAGGCTATGGTGAGTATCTGGATCAAGTGGAGGAACGGTGA
- a CDS encoding ABC transporter permease has product MERERHGWKWLLSAPALVVLILAASGPLLIVAVYSVLSPGDQGGISWVFSSEAWFRVFFSRDIFDPETVTLNTAHMTIFWRSIWLSLQTTVICAVLGFPTAWFIATRPPSSRTLWLFLITIPFWTNLLIRTFAIQELIRNSGTINSILLWSGLIDSPIQMLYSDFAVLLGMSYVFLPLMILPLYAAMDKLDFRLVEAGYDLYASRLQVLRHVIIPIVKPGFIAGSILVFIPSIGAYVTPRVLGGGRTMMMGNLIGLQFGQGQNWPVGAALSVLLLVIVVGALIFYLKVVNREEGPRHG; this is encoded by the coding sequence ATGGAACGTGAACGTCACGGCTGGAAATGGCTTCTGAGTGCCCCTGCCCTGGTGGTGCTGATCCTCGCGGCTTCAGGACCGCTGCTGATCGTCGCGGTCTATTCGGTGCTGTCTCCCGGTGATCAGGGCGGCATCAGTTGGGTGTTCTCGTCCGAGGCCTGGTTCAGGGTCTTCTTTTCGCGCGACATTTTCGACCCCGAGACAGTGACCCTGAACACCGCGCATATGACGATCTTCTGGCGCTCGATCTGGCTGTCGTTGCAAACCACCGTCATCTGCGCGGTGCTTGGCTTTCCGACCGCGTGGTTCATCGCCACGCGCCCGCCCAGCAGCCGCACCTTGTGGCTGTTCCTGATCACGATTCCCTTTTGGACCAACCTCTTGATCCGCACCTTCGCGATTCAGGAATTGATCCGCAATTCCGGCACGATCAACAGCATCTTGTTGTGGTCCGGGCTGATCGACAGCCCGATCCAGATGCTTTACAGCGATTTCGCCGTGCTTTTGGGTATGTCCTATGTGTTTTTGCCGCTGATGATCCTGCCGCTCTATGCGGCAATGGACAAGCTCGATTTCCGACTGGTCGAGGCCGGATATGACCTTTATGCCAGCCGGTTGCAGGTGCTGCGCCATGTGATCATTCCGATAGTCAAGCCGGGGTTCATCGCGGGTTCGATCCTGGTGTTCATCCCGTCGATCGGGGCCTATGTCACGCCCCGCGTGCTGGGTGGCGGGCGCACGATGATGATGGGCAACCTGATCGGCTTGCAGTTTGGCCAAGGCCAGAATTGGCCTGTCGGCGCGGCCTTGTCGGTGTTGCTGCTGGTGATCGTCGTTGGCGCGCTGATTTTTTACCTCAAGGTCGTCAACCGCGAGGAGGGCCCGCGTCATGGCTAA
- a CDS encoding ABC transporter permease, with product MAKSFSVRRLPGFGGIAILTFVLLYLPIVILVAYSFNAGTSQSNWEGFSLRWYQAAFSNSQVQEVSIRSLWLAVTASGIATILATLAALGTTRVSRFPGQTMIYALINQPLMVPEIVTGIALLIFVAFLKVNTGYSGMGYMVMAHTAFCIPFAYLPIQARLQTMDSNLETAAADLYANPVQAFRHITLPLLVPGIIAGFMLGFVISLDTVVITEFVKSAGQETLPTYMLGQLRRVITPEMNAIATLFLALSLVIVTAFFLLTRKRG from the coding sequence ATGGCTAAATCATTCTCCGTCAGACGCTTGCCGGGGTTTGGCGGGATCGCCATCCTGACCTTCGTGCTGCTGTATCTGCCGATTGTCATCCTGGTCGCTTATTCCTTCAACGCGGGCACCTCGCAATCCAACTGGGAAGGGTTCTCGCTGCGCTGGTATCAGGCCGCATTCTCGAACAGCCAGGTGCAAGAGGTCTCCATCCGCTCGCTCTGGCTGGCGGTCACGGCCTCGGGCATCGCCACCATCCTTGCAACCCTCGCTGCCTTGGGGACCACCCGCGTCAGCCGCTTTCCCGGCCAGACGATGATCTATGCGCTGATCAACCAGCCCTTGATGGTGCCGGAAATCGTCACCGGCATCGCGTTGTTGATCTTCGTGGCCTTCCTCAAGGTCAACACCGGCTATTCGGGCATGGGTTACATGGTCATGGCCCACACCGCGTTCTGCATCCCGTTTGCCTATTTGCCGATCCAGGCCCGGCTGCAAACGATGGACAGCAACCTGGAAACCGCCGCCGCCGACCTCTATGCCAACCCGGTTCAGGCGTTTCGCCACATCACCCTGCCCCTGCTGGTTCCCGGCATCATCGCCGGATTCATGCTGGGCTTTGTGATTTCTCTGGATACAGTGGTGATCACCGAATTCGTGAAATCCGCCGGGCAGGAAACCCTGCCGACCTATATGCTCGGGCAATTGCGTCGCGTGATCACGCCCGAGATGAACGCCATCGCGACGCTATTCCTCGCGTTGTCGCTTGTGATCGTGACAGCGTTTTTCCTCCTCACCCGCAAACGTGGGTGA
- a CDS encoding ABC transporter ATP-binding protein codes for MSTEIEITGMGKVFGQGSSAFRALSEIDLTIDTGEFFTLLGPSGCGKTTLLRLIAGFEVPSSGNLRINGADMAGKGPNQRPVNTVFQNYALFPHMSVAQNIGFGLKMQGRPKAEIDATVAEMLALVRMEAMADRKPSEISGGQQQRVALARALAPRPRVLLLDEPLSALDLKLRKEMQSELKRLQIETGITFVFVTHDQEEALTMSDRIAVMKSGQILQLGTPHEIYHAPAERFVADFIGDTNFLDLPVRSIDADQTTLTLPGGKPITATLPKGLLPVIGETVTTVVRPEQAEIVPEAEADVVGTLENAVFFGTDTHLNLTLADGQAFTLRRQNTINDTAPAKGTRLGLRLSPGALRILRG; via the coding sequence ATGAGCACTGAGATTGAAATCACCGGCATGGGCAAGGTTTTCGGCCAAGGATCAAGCGCATTTCGTGCGTTGTCCGAGATTGACCTGACCATCGACACCGGCGAGTTTTTCACGCTGCTCGGGCCGTCGGGGTGCGGGAAAACCACGCTTCTGCGGTTGATCGCCGGATTCGAAGTGCCCAGCAGCGGCAATTTGCGGATCAATGGCGCGGATATGGCCGGCAAAGGCCCCAACCAGCGCCCGGTCAACACGGTGTTCCAGAATTACGCGCTGTTCCCGCATATGAGCGTGGCGCAAAACATCGGCTTCGGCCTGAAAATGCAGGGTCGCCCCAAAGCCGAAATCGACGCAACCGTTGCCGAAATGCTGGCGCTGGTGCGGATGGAGGCAATGGCCGACCGCAAACCCTCCGAGATTTCGGGCGGTCAACAGCAGCGCGTGGCACTGGCGCGCGCCTTGGCGCCCCGCCCCCGGGTGTTGTTGCTCGATGAGCCCTTGAGTGCCTTGGACCTGAAGCTGCGCAAGGAAATGCAGAGCGAACTCAAGCGGTTGCAAATTGAAACCGGGATCACCTTTGTCTTTGTGACGCATGATCAGGAAGAAGCCCTGACCATGTCAGACCGCATTGCGGTGATGAAGTCCGGACAAATCTTGCAGCTCGGCACGCCGCATGAGATCTATCACGCTCCCGCGGAACGCTTCGTGGCGGATTTCATCGGCGACACGAATTTCCTCGACCTGCCGGTCCGGTCGATTGACGCGGACCAAACCACCTTGACCCTGCCCGGCGGCAAACCCATCACCGCGACGCTGCCAAAGGGCCTGCTGCCAGTGATCGGCGAGACCGTGACAACCGTTGTGCGGCCGGAGCAAGCCGAAATCGTGCCCGAAGCCGAAGCCGACGTGGTGGGCACGCTGGAAAACGCGGTGTTCTTTGGCACCGACACGCATTTGAACCTGACGCTGGCCGATGGGCAAGCCTTCACCCTGCGCCGTCAAAACACCATCAACGACACCGCGCCGGCCAAAGGCACGCGGCTTGGCCTGCGGCTGTCACCGGGTGCGCTGCGCATCCTGAGGGGTTGA